A single Carnobacterium alterfunditum DSM 5972 DNA region contains:
- the pstA gene encoding phosphate ABC transporter permease PstA: protein MDAKKWDKFAVGVLYALSIVIVLILFSLLAFILVRGVPQISWEFLTRPTRSFQAGGGIGIQLFNSFYLLFLTMLISTPLALGAAIYLSEYARQNWLTDVIRTAIEVLSSLPSVVVGLFGFLIFVIQFGFGFSILSGALALTIFNLPLLTRTIEDSLQAIPSIQREAGLALGLSRWETVTRIILPAALPGILTGMILAAGRVFGEAAALIYTAGQSAPALDFTNWNPQSITSPLNITRPAETLAVHIWKINSEGVMPDGVQVSAGASAVLVIAVLLFNLVARYLGRRLQKKATSA, encoded by the coding sequence ATGGATGCAAAAAAGTGGGATAAATTCGCAGTCGGCGTCTTATACGCCTTATCAATCGTTATCGTTCTTATTTTATTCAGCTTATTAGCCTTTATTTTAGTACGAGGCGTACCGCAAATTTCATGGGAATTTTTAACCCGGCCAACAAGATCATTTCAAGCCGGGGGTGGGATCGGAATTCAATTATTTAATTCATTTTATCTATTGTTCTTAACGATGTTGATCAGTACACCTCTAGCTTTAGGTGCGGCTATTTATTTATCAGAATATGCACGACAAAATTGGTTGACAGATGTCATTAGAACGGCGATAGAAGTCTTGAGTTCTTTGCCTTCTGTAGTTGTAGGGCTTTTTGGATTTCTGATTTTTGTTATTCAATTTGGTTTTGGATTTTCGATCCTTTCAGGAGCTCTTGCATTGACGATCTTTAATCTACCATTATTGACAAGAACCATTGAAGATTCTCTGCAAGCTATACCAAGCATTCAGAGAGAAGCCGGACTAGCTTTAGGATTGTCTCGTTGGGAAACAGTCACTCGTATTATTTTACCCGCAGCGTTACCTGGTATTTTAACCGGTATGATCTTAGCAGCTGGGCGTGTTTTTGGTGAAGCAGCCGCTTTGATTTATACTGCTGGGCAAAGTGCACCTGCACTAGATTTTACCAACTGGAACCCGCAATCGATCACTAGTCCATTAAATATTACGAGACCAGCTGAAACCTTGGCGGTCCATATATGGAAGATCAATAGCGAAGGCGTAATGCCGGACGGAGTACAAGTATCGGCAGGAGCTTCAGCTGTTTTGGTCATTGCAGTATTGCTATTTAATTTAGTTGCCCGTTACTTAGGAAGAAGACTTCAAAAGAAAGCTACTTCTGCTTAA
- the pstB gene encoding phosphate ABC transporter ATP-binding protein PstB yields MSPNKTIDLSTEDLHVWYGENEAIKGVSLEFEENKITSLIGPSGCGKSTYLRSLNRMNDEIEAAKVTGKIMYKGIDVNAPNIDVYEVRKNIGMVFQRPNPFSKSIYENIAFALKRHGIKDKNALDEAVETSLKQAALWDQVKDQLNKSALALSGGQQQRLCIARAVALKPDILLLDEPASALDPISTSQVEETLLQLKENYSIVIVTHNMQQASRISDYTAFFYVGNVIEYDETRKVFTRPKIQATEDYVSGHFG; encoded by the coding sequence ATGTCCCCTAATAAAACGATTGATCTATCTACCGAAGACCTGCACGTATGGTATGGAGAGAACGAAGCAATCAAAGGAGTTTCATTAGAATTTGAAGAAAACAAGATCACTTCTCTCATTGGACCCAGCGGATGTGGAAAATCAACTTACTTGCGTTCTTTAAACCGCATGAATGATGAGATTGAAGCTGCTAAAGTGACAGGAAAAATTATGTATAAAGGTATCGATGTAAATGCTCCAAATATCGATGTATACGAAGTACGTAAAAATATTGGAATGGTATTTCAACGCCCTAACCCATTTAGCAAATCGATTTACGAAAATATTGCATTCGCTTTAAAACGGCATGGGATCAAAGATAAAAATGCATTAGATGAAGCAGTCGAAACTAGCTTAAAGCAAGCCGCTTTATGGGATCAAGTAAAAGACCAATTAAATAAAAGTGCCTTAGCATTATCTGGCGGACAACAACAACGTCTATGTATTGCAAGAGCCGTTGCTCTTAAACCAGATATTTTATTATTAGATGAGCCAGCAAGTGCATTAGACCCTATTTCTACTAGTCAAGTAGAAGAAACACTGCTGCAATTGAAAGAAAACTATTCTATTGTTATCGTTACTCACAATATGCAGCAAGCTTCAAGAATCAGTGACTATACAGCTTTCTTTTATGTTGGAAATGTTATTGAGTACGATGAAACAAGAAAAGTGTTTACTCGTCCAAAAATTCAAGCAACAGAAGATTATGTATCCGGTCATTTTGGTTAG
- the pstB gene encoding phosphate ABC transporter ATP-binding protein PstB: protein MSNENFIIESKDVHLYYGTNEALKGVSLNFKPKEITALIGPSGCGKSTFLRTLNRMNDLIPNVTITGSVMFENKDIYSPKMDTVELRKKVGMVFQQPNPFPFSIYENVAYGLKIAGMKDKAKMDAIVEESLKKAAVWEDVKDKLHKSALSLSGGQQQRVCIARVLAIEPSVILLDEPTSALDPGSSAKIENMLLELKKEYTLIIVTHNMQQASRISDNTAFFLDGRLIEYGKTRQIFTSPKEKETEDYISGRFG from the coding sequence GTGAGCAACGAAAATTTTATTATCGAATCTAAAGACGTGCATTTATATTATGGAACGAATGAAGCTTTAAAAGGCGTGTCGCTAAATTTTAAGCCAAAAGAAATCACAGCATTGATTGGCCCTAGTGGTTGTGGGAAATCAACATTTCTAAGAACATTGAATCGAATGAATGATTTAATACCAAATGTCACTATTACTGGTAGTGTGATGTTTGAAAATAAAGATATCTACAGTCCTAAAATGGATACTGTTGAACTAAGAAAGAAAGTTGGGATGGTATTCCAACAGCCTAATCCATTCCCTTTCTCGATATATGAAAATGTTGCTTATGGTTTGAAAATTGCAGGAATGAAAGATAAAGCTAAAATGGATGCTATTGTTGAAGAAAGCCTTAAAAAAGCTGCTGTCTGGGAAGATGTTAAAGATAAATTGCATAAAAGTGCTCTTTCCCTTTCAGGTGGACAGCAACAACGGGTTTGTATTGCACGAGTATTAGCAATTGAGCCATCTGTTATTTTGCTGGATGAGCCAACAAGTGCTTTAGACCCAGGTTCAAGTGCAAAAATTGAAAACATGTTATTAGAATTAAAAAAAGAGTACACACTGATAATCGTTACTCATAATATGCAACAAGCTTCAAGAATTTCAGATAATACAGCTTTTTTCTTAGATGGACGTTTAATTGAGTATGGGAAGACAAGACAAATTTTTACAAGTCCAAAAGAAAAAGAAACTGAAGACTATATTTCTGGACGTTTCGGATAA
- the phoU gene encoding phosphate signaling complex protein PhoU has product MRRVFEEELNSLHVHFFEMGKMVNEAIYKSVKAFVNHDKELAQQVIDGDLEINKHEVELEKQCFEMIALQQPVTTDLRKIVTVMKASADLERMGDHAVSIAKSTIRVKGTKRIYEVEAEIAEMSEKVKVMVQGVLDAYINFDTKKAKAVALSDRAVDKDAKRINHDCIEHMKADPEIVLGGSDYMLVTGYLERIGDYVTNISEWIVYLNSGKVVELNTHNKSTPIK; this is encoded by the coding sequence TTGAGACGAGTATTCGAAGAAGAACTAAATAGTCTACATGTCCATTTTTTTGAAATGGGTAAAATGGTCAATGAAGCTATCTATAAATCAGTAAAGGCATTTGTAAACCACGATAAAGAGCTTGCTCAACAAGTAATTGATGGAGATTTGGAAATCAATAAACATGAAGTCGAGTTAGAAAAACAATGTTTTGAAATGATTGCTTTACAACAACCAGTCACAACAGACTTAAGAAAAATTGTAACAGTTATGAAAGCTAGTGCTGATTTAGAAAGAATGGGCGACCATGCAGTTAGTATTGCAAAATCAACTATTCGCGTAAAAGGTACTAAACGTATTTATGAAGTCGAAGCAGAAATTGCTGAAATGTCTGAAAAAGTTAAAGTGATGGTTCAAGGCGTTTTAGATGCGTATATAAATTTTGATACGAAAAAAGCTAAAGCAGTAGCTTTAAGTGACCGAGCAGTAGATAAAGATGCAAAAAGAATTAATCATGACTGTATTGAACATATGAAAGCTGATCCGGAAATTGTACTTGGAGGATCCGATTATATGCTTGTAACCGGATATCTAGAACGAATTGGTGATTATGTTACTAATATCTCTGAATGGATCGTGTATTTGAATTCTGGCAAAGTAGTCGAATTAAATACTCATAATAAAAGCACTCCTATAAAATAA
- a CDS encoding HD domain-containing protein: MGMHQYIKSLSDLENIFRCPGKFKYEEHSVAAHSFKVSQIAQFLGTVEEQAGFEVDWRALYEKALNHDYTELFIGDIKTPVKYATPELRGLLADVEDSMTENFITKEIPKEFQAAYFERLKEGKDDTLEGQILSVSDKIDLLYESFGEIQKGNPERVFTEIYEESLTTILKFKHLTCADYFLKEVLPDLLSSSFINQDQLQKITQRIISDSITN, from the coding sequence ATGGGAATGCACCAATACATTAAAAGTTTAAGTGATTTAGAAAATATTTTTCGCTGTCCCGGAAAGTTTAAATACGAAGAACACTCTGTCGCAGCACATTCGTTTAAAGTTTCTCAGATTGCTCAATTTTTAGGAACGGTAGAGGAACAAGCTGGATTTGAAGTCGATTGGCGTGCATTATATGAAAAAGCGCTTAATCATGATTATACAGAGCTGTTTATAGGGGATATAAAAACACCGGTCAAATATGCTACACCTGAACTAAGAGGATTGTTAGCGGATGTAGAAGATTCAATGACCGAAAACTTTATAACAAAAGAGATCCCAAAAGAATTTCAAGCCGCTTATTTTGAACGATTGAAAGAAGGAAAAGATGATACTTTAGAAGGTCAAATCTTATCTGTTTCAGACAAAATCGATTTGCTGTATGAATCTTTTGGAGAAATCCAAAAAGGTAATCCTGAACGGGTGTTTACAGAAATATATGAAGAATCCTTAACAACAATTCTAAAATTTAAGCATTTGACGTGTGCAGACTATTTTTTGAAAGAAGTGTTGCCTGATCTATTAAGCAGCAGCTTTATCAATCAAGATCAGTTGCAAAAAATAACGCAAAGAATCATTTCAGATTCAATAACAAACTAA